In Penicillium oxalicum strain HP7-1 chromosome I, whole genome shotgun sequence, a single window of DNA contains:
- a CDS encoding Autophagy-related protein 13, with protein sequence MHQHPRSPAVTPLPPKTSSQSAAARDDLRDSESVPPSPTTEGRSHHTRGLGTNTNPDPAPDPSTKEPEAPGKEAVAKLSQIIANYHTKAALIILQSRVDLPLAYAKNSETPKINRWFNVEIEDTDALREQLWTWRTCDATTNRPPPLIIETYLDPAGLSNKQSLVILDGNGKRWTYRSRLRGIETLVHIHIPTAELGSLLPTVYKKSIVLFRSLFTYCKLLPAWRLSRLSSTVRQSPALQIKYRIVDPSAAVRSGRSKTPQDHLTLPLYEGGEKTVETYRFGPTDSPAGPFGVEVTFRTNCDFRVDDSEAILSSRFMGADDDIFLPSLPSTDVARPNLEVGSMPVKRGPVDNPDCSRAYGSLSTFHQVGANSGTSPISALRAVRDIAGDGSSSPPNSPLKRPLPTGRLPPSGRAAQLASESLPSSPRRPSISFPAFKAPPLSASPSLTDTPLGASPRTASSRFAVATSADSRPMPPPSSAAYARKSASLASEQAVSPSTSASPRPAPISRYTSSFSNRRGRPSSAGTMKTEDDNSSGKASAASSNVQPGSGLLAELTGTSAESLHADDENISEFLKMLDSSKDLMRRSTLNPADNAQRRPAAALARFQRMRDSNAALSDSISSSVQLQRSSLSSSKQLSGVPPMISGTSISTASSPGKPISPHTPHTPAIRSRLSSNSVADDLIIEQNRRGPRQEHESTVEENPGLEGTQRNTSAAGAIDIPTSPRVFSPGYRRSSSAAQHRRPNAGDDEEIFNMVIRSMSLGAETPATSQQRPVDDNVDSEALTGRRPSEDPSSTSGGATSRGQNIARASATSHSPSLYQPRFASSRGRGFSGGHSLSSASSSLARGATIPSHLVERDDHDPTASGSNSGNSTNENRRGSIHRPGAGRAPPPQAMFEDDEPLLFAMSDFGVSRRSLEENRFSNHGADTGGALRRGSGRRGAGLPGGW encoded by the exons ATGCATCAGCACCCACGGTCGCCCGCGGTCACGCCTCTGCCGCCCAAGACATCCTCCCAGTCTGCTGCCGCCCGTGACGACTTGAGAGATTCCGAATCGGTGCCACCGTCACCGACAACAGAGGGGCGGTCCCATCACACGAGAGGTCTCGGCACGAATACAAATCCAGATCCAGCACCGGACCCTTCAACAAAAGAACCGGAAGCGCCAGGCAAAGAAGCCGTGGCAAAGTTGAGCCAAATTATCGCG AACTATCATACCAAAGCAGCTCTTATCATCCTTCAGTCGCGTGTAGATCTTCCTTTGGCGTATGCGAAGAACTCGGAGACCCCCAAAATCAATCGCTGG TTCAACGTCGAAATCGAAGATACCGATGCCCTCCGCGAACAGTTGTGGACGTGGCGAACTTGCGATGCTACCACCAACCGACCCCCGCCTCTTATCATCGAGACCTATCTGGACCCCGCGGGGCTTTCGAACAAACAAAGTCTGGTCATCCTGGATGGAAATGGGAAACGCTGGACGTACAGGAGTCGATTGCGGGGTATCGAGACGCTGGTTCATATCCATATC CCGACGGCGGAGCTGGGGTCGTTGCTACCGACGGTTTACAAAAAGAGTATCGTTCTCTTCAGGTCCTTGTTCACATACTGCAAGCTGCTCCCGGCGTGGAGGTTGTCTCGGCTTAGCTCGACGGTGCGGCAAAGCCCTGCTTTGCAGATCAAATATCGTATCGTCGATCCCAGCGCTGCCGTGCGCAGTGGTCGGTCGAAAACGCCTCAAGATCATCTAACGCTTCCGCTCTACGAAGGGGGTGAGAAGACGGTGGAGACGTATCGGTTTGGTCCAACCGACTCACCAGCGGGGCCTTTCGGAGTGGAAGTCACATTTCGGACGAATTGTGATTTTCGTGTCGATGATTCTGAAGCCATCCTGAGCTCCCGTTTCATGGGAGCTGATGATGATATCTTTCTCCCGTCGCTACCTTCGACTGATGTGGCTCGCCCCAATCTTGAGGTTGGGTCGATGCCAGTGAAGCGAGGGCCGGTAGACAACCCTGACTGCTCGCGTGCATATGGAAGCTTGTCTACTTTTCACCAAGTTGGAGCAAACAGTGGTACTAGCCCAATCTCCGCATTACGCGCTGTTAGAGACATTGCCGGCGATGgctcctcatctcctcctAATTCTCCCTTGAAGCGACCCTTGCCCACTGGGCGACTTCCACCATCAGGACGTGCGGCGCAGCTCGCCAGTGAAAGTTTGCCCAGCTCTCCACGACGGCCGTCCATCTCATTTCCAGCATTTAAAGCCCCACCTCTCTCTGCGTCACCATCTCTGACAGACACGCCCCTCGGTGCCTCCCCACGGACTGCGTCTTCTCGATTTGCAGTTGCAACGTCAGCAGACTCACGTCCCATGCCCCCGCCCTCTTCCGCAGCCTATGCCCGCAAATCCGCCTCACTTGCGTCAGAACAAGCTGTCTCTCCATCAACCTCAGCCTCCCCCAGGCCAGCACCTATCTCACGCTATACCAGCTCTTTCAGCaaccgacgaggacgacCATCCTCTGCAGGCACGATGAAGACCGAGGATGATAATTCGAGTGGCAAAGCTAGTGCTGCGTCTTCTAATGTTCAGCCTGGGTCTGGTCTCCTTGCTGAGCTCACTGGAACCAGCGCGGAGTCGCTGCatgctgatgatgagaacATCTCCGAATttttgaagatgctggacTCCTCGAAGGATCTGATGCGCCGAAGCACACTGAACCCAGCCGACAACGCGCAAAGACGCCCCGCAGCCGCTCTCGCACGCTTTCAGCGAATGCGAGACTCCAACGCGGCTCTCTCAGACTCCATATCTTCTTCGGTGCAGCTACAGCGTTCTTCTCTATCCTCAAGCAAGCAGCTGTCGGGGGTGCCTCCCATGATCTCTGGCACCTCCATCTCGACCGCCTCCTCTCCCGGAAAACCAATTTCCCCTCATACACCACACACCCCGGCCATCCGATCGCGTTTGAGCTCAAATAGTGTAGCAGATGATCTCATCATCGAGCAGAATCGACGAGGTCCTCGTCAGGAGCATGAATCGACCGTTGAGGAAAACCCTGGTCTTGAGGGTACTCAGCGAAACACATCCGCCGCAGGCGCGATTGACATCCCAACCTCTCCACGCGTCTTCTCGCCTGGATACCGCCGATCGAGCTCGGCTGCGCAGCACCGACGTCCGAATGcgggtgatgatgaggagatcTTCAATATGGTCATACGTAGCATGAGTCTGGGTGCTGAGACTCCAGCGACATCACAACAGCGACCTGTGGATGACAATGTCGACTCCGAAGCCTTGACTGGGCGGCGACCCTCAGAGGACCCGTCGAGCACGAGCGGCGGCGCGACTTCTCGAGGCCAAAACATTGCGCGAGCCTCAGCCACGTCTCACTCGCCCAGTTTGTACCAGCCGCGCTTTGCCAGCTCTCGCGGCCGAGGCTTTTCTGGCGGACACTCGCTAAGCTCCGCATCCAGCAGTCTTGCCCGTGGTGCCACCATTCCGTCTCATCTCGTTGAGCGGGATGATCACGACCCTACCGCCAGTGGCAGTAACAGCGGCAATTCAACCAACGAAAATCGTCGCGGGTCTATTCACCGTCCTGGCGCCGGCAGAGCGCCTCCCCCACAGGCCATGTTCGAAGACGACGAACCGCTACTTTTCGCTATGAGCGACTTTGGTGTCTCTCGTCGCAGCCTGGAGGAGAATCGCTTCTCTAACCACGGCGCGGACACGGGTGGCGCCTTGCGAAGAGGAAGCGGCCGTCGGGGAGCCGGGCTTCCTGGTGGCTGGTAG
- a CDS encoding Ribosome biogenesis protein ENP2 — MKLTNQSEVPVYTISGSNTARPLPEWLARRRKRSLKDDPEYANRIELLQDFEFEEASQCIQVSEDWEWVMSTGTYKPQIHVHQLSQLSLSWARHTVALNTKFILLSSDYSKSLHLQGDRSLEFHTPQGCHYTTRLPRYGRDIVYDRQSTEALIPSVGVNENGLGEVFRMNLELGRYMRSFEIEVGGDDFTSAGGGALQGGINTGSVNTGAIAEESHNLLAFGTSIGTVELWDPRAKGRAGILMPPTQSVGDETRSEITALEFHRNGLTLGTGASNGLIHLYDLRSPVPLLKKDQGYGFPIHTLKFLLPSTETREATMDPKIMSADKRIIKIWDPRDGSPWTSVEPAVDINDVAWCKDSGMLLTANEGRQQHSFFIPQLGPAPKWCSFLDNLVEEMAEDPNDPNAFTSAQAGSVYDNFKFLTVPQLRTLNLEHLIGRTNLLRPYMHGYFVAQRLYEEARLITNPFIWEEERAKRVKEKIDQERESRIRGKKKAAVKVNKKLAERLLEAEEKAERRKARKVLERGGDVDMVDAPTPAADNAENAETTEKKKKGVLGDSRFNKLFEDEDFAVDENSFEFKLINPSTIPDALPKKERGLTAVEQEAIDEVPNSSDDEDSDSEAETHKPVREKASNKISTVDYKRTKRPPPRMQVSSSTNTTSTRDRSFGSRAQNMKTKQRPVRQNGVTGEREVSFMPASKSKKQKPEVQYDKTEFKRKERRSASGNTFRKM; from the exons ATGAAGTTGACAAATCAGTCAGAGGTACCTGTTTATACCATCTCGGGCTCAAACACCGCCCGCCCCTTACCCGAATGGCTCGCTCGGCGTCGCAAGCGCAGTCTGAAAGATGATCCTGAATACGCAAATCGCATCGAGCTGCTCCAAGATTTTGAATTCGAGGAAGCCAGTCAGTGTATTCAGGTCAGTGAAGATTGGGAATGGGTCATGAGTACAG GCACATACAAACCCCAAATTCATGTCCACCAACTGTCGCAGCTTTCTCTATCCTGGGCCCGACACACCGTCGCGCTCAACACCAAATTTATTCTGCTTTCCTCTGATTACTCTAAATCTCTACACCTCCAAGGCGATCGCTCGCTCGAGTTCCACACTCCCCAAGGCTGCCATTACACCACCCGGCTCCCGCGTTACGGACGTGACATCGTTTACGACCGGCAATCAACAGAGGCGCTCATCCCGTCAGTGGGTGTTAATGAAAATGGGTTGGGTGAGGTTTTCCGCATGAACCTGGAGCTGGGAAGGTACATGCGATCGTTTGAGATCGAAGTTGGAGGCGATGACTTTACATCCGCAGGCGGGGGTGCCTTACAAGGCGGAATTAATACTGGATCGGTCAACACCGGTGCTATTGCGGAGGAGAGTCACAACCTGCTCGCTTTCGGCACATCGATAGGGACAGTGGAGCTGTGGGACCCTCGAGCCAAAGGTCGAGCTGGAATCCTCATGCCGCCTACGCAATCTGTAGGCGACGagacacgctctgagatCACGGCACTTGAATTCCACCGCAACGGATTGACGCTCGGAACAGGCGCTTCCAACGGTCTGATCCATCTCTATGATCTTCGATCACCCGTACCACTGCTCAAGAAGGATCAGGGTTACGGTTTCCCCATCCACACCCTCAAATTCCTTTTGCCATCTACGGAAACTCGTGAGGCTACCATGGACCCCAAGATTATGTCTGCCGACAAGCGGATtatcaagatctgggaccCGCGAGATGGTTCACCTTGGACTTCTGTGGAACCAGCCGTGGACATCAACGATGTGGCTTGGTGCAAAGACAGCGGAATGCTTCTGACTGCCAACGAGGGCCGCCAGCAGCACTCATTCTTCATTCCCCAACTCGGCCCTGCGCCCAAGTGGTGCTCCTTCCTGGACAACCTGGTCGAAGAGATGGCCGAAGATCCCAACGACCCCAACGCCTTCACCAGTGCACAGGCTGGTTCCGTGTACGACAACTTCAAGTTCTTGACCGTTCCTCAGCTCCGTACACTTAACTTGGAGCACCTCATTGGCCGGACCAACCTTCTCCGCCCTTACATGCATGGTTACTTCGTTGCTCAGCGTCTGTATGAGGAGGCTCGCTTGATCACGAATCCGTTCATTTGGGAAGAGGAGCGGGCCAAGCGCGTCAAGGAGAAAATTGATCAGGAGCGCGAGAGTCGTATtcgtgggaagaagaaggccgccgTCAAGGTCAATAAGAAGCTTGCCGAGAGACTTCTCGaagccgaggagaaggccgaACGCCGCAAGGCGAGGAAGGTTCTTGAGCGCGGTGGTGACGTTGATATGGTCGATGCTCCCACCCCTGCTGCTGACAACGCCGAGAATGCCGAAACtacagagaagaaaaagaagggtgTCTTGGGCGACAGCCGTTTCAACAAGCTattcgaggatgaggacTTTGCTGTTGATGAGAACTCGTTCGAGTTCAAGCTCATCAACCCAAGCACGATTCCCGACGCTCTTCCTAAGAAGGAACGCGGATTGACTGCCGTGGAGCAGGAAGCTATCGATGAGGTCCCCAACTCCAGCGATGATGAGGACTCCGACTCCGAAGCCGAAACCCACAAACCCGTCAGAGAAAAGGCCTCGAACAAGATTTCCACCGTGGATTATAAGCGTACCAAGCGCCCACCGCCCCGAATGCaagtctcctcctccacaaaCACGACCTCCACGCGGGATCGATCCTTCGGTTCTCGTGCCCAGAACATGAAGACCAAGCAAAGGCCAGTTCGCCAGAACGGTGTCACTGGTGAGCGCGAGGTCAGCTTCATGCCGGCttccaagtccaagaagcaaaagccCGAAGTCCAGTACGACAAGACCGAGTTCAAGCGGAAGGAGCGTCGTAGCGCCTCGGGCAACACGTTCCGTAAGATGTAA
- a CDS encoding Peptide methionine sulfoxide reductase B3, whose amino-acid sequence MSYPDQRSEDQWRAVLSPEQFRVLREKGTERPGTGEYDSHYPSKGVYTCAGCDAPLYTADHKFKSGCGWPAYFDSIPGAVTRHTDSTFGMKRTEIVCSNCGGHLGHVFAGEGFPTPTDERHCVNSVSLRFTEDADAASKESAAKSKA is encoded by the exons ATGTCGTACCCTGACCAGCGAAGTGAAGATCAGTGGCGGGCCGTGCTAAGTCCAG AGCAATTCCGAGTCCTGCGTGAAAAGGGCACCGAACGTCCCGGTACAGGGGAGTATGACTCCCACTACCCATCCAAGGGTGTCTATACCTGCGCCGGCTGTGACGCGCCCCTTTACACAGCCGACCATAAATTCAAGTCCGGTTGTGGTTGGCCCGCGTATTTCGATTCGATCCCCGGAGCTGTGACCCGGCATACGGATAGCACTTTTGGAATGAAGCGAACAGAGATTGTGTGTAGCAACTGCGGTGGTCATCTCGGTCATGTTTTTGCGGGCGAAGGATTCCCGACCCCGACGGATGAAAGACATTGCGTGAATAGCGTCAGTTTGCGATTCACTGAAGATGCCGATGCTGCATCGAAAGAGTCTGCCGCAAAGTCTAAAGCCTGA